Proteins from a single region of Metallibacterium scheffleri:
- the rpiA gene encoding ribose-5-phosphate isomerase RpiA, which translates to MTTAATDPNAGKRAAAEAALKEVQDDSVVGVGTGSTVRFFIEGLARMRARIEGAVSSSEQSSALLRAAGIPVLDLNAVGPIPLYVDGADECDPWRRLIKGGGAALTREKIVAEAAQRFVCIIDPSKRVEVLGRFPLPVEVIPMARSLVARALVQLGGQPVWRDGTTTDNGNWILDVHGLRITDPVGLEREINQIPGVVSVGLFARRPADVVLIGATPMADPPR; encoded by the coding sequence ATGACGACTGCCGCCACCGATCCCAACGCAGGCAAGCGCGCCGCCGCCGAGGCCGCGCTCAAGGAAGTGCAGGACGACAGCGTCGTCGGCGTCGGCACCGGCTCGACGGTGCGCTTTTTCATCGAGGGTCTGGCGCGCATGCGCGCGCGCATCGAGGGCGCGGTATCCAGCTCCGAACAGTCCAGCGCGCTGCTGCGCGCGGCCGGCATCCCGGTGCTGGACCTGAACGCGGTCGGTCCGATTCCGCTGTACGTGGATGGCGCCGACGAGTGCGACCCCTGGCGACGCCTGATCAAGGGCGGCGGCGCAGCGCTGACGCGCGAGAAGATCGTCGCCGAGGCCGCGCAGCGTTTCGTGTGCATCATCGATCCGAGCAAGCGCGTCGAGGTGCTGGGCCGCTTCCCATTGCCGGTCGAGGTGATCCCGATGGCGCGCAGTCTGGTGGCGCGCGCGCTGGTGCAACTGGGCGGTCAGCCGGTGTGGCGCGATGGCACCACCACCGACAACGGCAACTGGATTCTGGATGTGCACGGGCTGCGCATCACCGATCCCGTGGGGCTGGAGCGCGAGATCAACCAGATCCCCGGCGTGGTCAGCGTCGGCCTGTTCGCGCGGCGTCCGGCCGACGTGGTGCTGATCGGTGCCACGCCGATGGCCGATCCGCCGCGCTGA
- a CDS encoding EVE domain-containing protein: MHYWLMKSEPGTFSIDALARKGSEPWDGVRNYQARNFMRDGMRVGDGVLFYHSNCAVPGVAGLAEVASAAYPDPSQFQPRNPHYDPDSPRDAPRWWLVDVRFVRKLDQIIALDTLKADARLGDFALTRRGNRLSVLPVSAAQWRIILSHEKDSA; the protein is encoded by the coding sequence ATGCACTACTGGCTGATGAAATCCGAACCCGGGACGTTTTCGATCGACGCTCTCGCGCGCAAAGGCAGCGAGCCTTGGGACGGCGTGCGCAATTATCAGGCGCGCAACTTCATGCGCGACGGCATGCGCGTCGGTGACGGCGTGCTGTTCTACCACTCCAACTGCGCCGTACCCGGCGTGGCCGGGCTGGCCGAGGTCGCCAGCGCCGCCTATCCCGATCCCAGCCAGTTCCAGCCGCGCAATCCACACTACGACCCCGACAGCCCGCGCGATGCGCCGCGTTGGTGGCTGGTGGACGTACGCTTCGTGCGCAAGCTTGACCAGATCATCGCGCTGGACACCTTGAAGGCCGACGCACGTCTGGGCGATTTCGCCCTCACCCGCCGCGGCAACCGCCTGTCGGTGCTGCCGGTCAGCGCCGCGCAATGGCGCATCATCCTCAGCCACGAGAAGGACTCCGCATGA
- a CDS encoding 5-formyltetrahydrofolate cyclo-ligase — translation MPSIPTENPDARQALRNLMRARRAALPARQRLDAGNALAQQLALLPILESTQTLAGYFACTGELPLHEVPGLCRARGIDYLLPVLGRGRSLRFARWQTGASLLGNRYGIPEPDVAESELLSPAHLDLVLVPLLAFARSGMRLGSGGGFYDASFAMLQRVRRPARPWLCGVAYAFQEVDHAHPALQAQPWDVRLDAVLTDRETILCAQDPACTTG, via the coding sequence TTGCCTTCCATCCCCACCGAAAATCCCGACGCGCGCCAGGCCCTGCGCAATCTCATGCGCGCACGCCGCGCCGCGCTACCCGCGCGCCAACGCCTGGATGCCGGCAACGCGCTCGCGCAGCAGCTCGCGTTGCTGCCGATCCTGGAATCCACGCAAACGCTGGCCGGCTATTTTGCCTGTACCGGCGAGCTGCCTTTGCACGAAGTGCCGGGGCTGTGCCGCGCGCGCGGTATCGACTATCTGCTGCCGGTGCTGGGACGTGGCCGCAGCCTGCGCTTCGCGCGTTGGCAGACCGGCGCCAGCCTGCTCGGCAATCGCTACGGAATCCCCGAACCCGATGTCGCCGAGAGCGAATTGTTGTCGCCCGCACACCTCGACCTCGTGCTGGTACCACTGCTGGCCTTCGCGCGCAGCGGCATGCGCCTCGGCAGCGGTGGTGGCTTTTACGATGCCAGTTTTGCCATGCTGCAGCGTGTGCGGCGCCCGGCACGTCCGTGGTTGTGCGGCGTGGCCTATGCTTTCCAGGAAGTCGACCATGCTCATCCGGCCCTGCAGGCGCAGCCCTGGGACGTGCGCCTCGATGCCGTGCTGACCGATCGCGAAACCATCCTCTGTGCGCAGGATCCGGCATGCACTACTGGCTGA
- a CDS encoding cell division protein ZapA produces MSIVPVTVRLLDREFLVSCTEEERTGLAAAANLLDLKMRELRGATRTVGFDRIAVLAALSLTHELVQLRERHAERERELTHSLGLLRRKLEAALPDS; encoded by the coding sequence ATGAGCATTGTCCCGGTCACCGTCCGCCTGCTCGACCGCGAGTTTCTGGTCAGCTGCACTGAGGAAGAACGCACCGGCCTTGCCGCCGCGGCCAATTTGCTCGATCTGAAAATGCGCGAACTGCGTGGTGCGACGCGCACCGTCGGTTTTGATCGCATCGCGGTGCTCGCGGCATTGAGCCTGACGCACGAGTTGGTTCAGTTGCGCGAGCGCCACGCCGAGCGCGAGCGCGAGCTGACCCACAGCCTCGGATTGCTGCGGCGCAAACTCGAAGCAGCATTGCCGGATAGCTGA
- a CDS encoding TIGR02449 family protein gives MPPADPIRAELESLHALVERALRQQQRLAEENRSLRHSQEQLASDRANLVARNDTARTRIEAMIQRLRALEQPPQA, from the coding sequence ATGCCACCCGCCGATCCGATCCGCGCCGAACTGGAATCCCTGCACGCGCTGGTTGAGCGCGCGTTGCGGCAACAACAGCGTCTGGCCGAGGAAAATCGCAGCCTGCGCCACAGCCAGGAACAACTCGCCAGCGACCGCGCCAATCTGGTCGCGCGCAACGATACGGCGCGCACGCGCATCGAAGCCATGATCCAGCGCCTGCGCGCGCTGGAACAGCCGCCGCAGGCCTGA
- a CDS encoding EAL domain-containing protein: MSAGFTRALHALAFALGLGTLLLAPRDHAQAAVPVRHTVAISHYYFERIGANDGLQQSGVSSIYQDAEGFIWIAAPSGLYRFDGHHLLAFLDAARRRHGSSAAAITGIAGAGDGRLWLSMGALTDSTRPGLLLFDPGHGLLPLPAGLHAPGPGATLLTVPGARLLMAGPAGVSLWDGRQSRLHVLWQAPAGAEGAHALSTCSATTAYALADGNLLRVNVVQPAVTALALPDNVSGSGQALLCTPRGQLLLGTRAGLFAQTADGWSRLWPEVGAAPAGVGALAEDASGALWIAPDDGGLLRLAGDLVQRVPARHGVRGDLPPGVLRQLLISRDGTLWAIAGMAGVVHTDPRGARFQSVTVPDRNDPEDRANFIRALAPGGASKLWVGSHAGLMLYDARSQTLNDYTPLLLPALAGIAPRIPPLTASAVSGLAVEGIVREPRSGKLWLATSAGLLQFDPATGVTQFAYASDPGNPVPGQWLYTVWQAPDGTLWLAGAVRGVARWRPGLAAPQWLPPPPGNAQFPHAFGFATANQGGVWIATNGDLLLWQHDRLRAFRHQPGQADSLSNNEVISLARGAGGTLWVGTGDGLDRLLGVRGGQARFQHYGLRQGLPDNVIYCLVEQPHGTLWIGTNLGIAALDTASGRIVRYGQRDGINGMESNAGTCARMDDGSIAFGGPEGFAIGAALRKQPDAPDNVQLTALRVGDEGERVPPRAGSLRVALGQPVRIRFASLDYRHPAAGLYRYRLLGRSTRWSAPAPTRGVSYADLDAGRYTFEVAASTGAGAMIAPPARLSLSVVPPWWDSPAMRALYALLAGGVVLLLIGMTWNRRRTERRYRLDSAAREERLKLALWGSGDALWELDLQRGVLSRMGDLHLLGGPREDVLTIEDWRRYAVHPDDLPQLEQNLAEHLAGHTPFYESEHRLRGADGQWIWIRARGKISESDAEGHPLRVIGTSRDISSELARARELSISDLVVRSMGEAVAVTDATMHFVAVNPAFTRMTGYTAQDILGRPSSLLDSPDQPEAFLQVRAKLESSGHFHGELWQRKRDGEPILCRIEINEIRDGHGQRTHFVAVLTDVTARRRAEQELHYLANYDPLTGLPNRTLLTERLGDAILRARQMGRLVAVLFVDLDRFKHVNDAHGHNVGDRALQAAGRRLRAGVRDDDTVARLGGDEFTVVLERVAQTSDAEDIAQKLLEMFTEPMDLGDGREAQISLSIGIALYPTHGQAPTDLLKYADIAMYRAKERGRNTFAVYTEALDTEVRQRADLIAALQRALKREELHLVYQPKLSLAEDRITGVEALLRWHSEEFGSIPPSLFIPLAEEIGLISTIGEFVIERACAELATWCATGLKDVTMAVNLSAAQLARGDISNYLFETLARHAIAPELLELELTESMLMQDPERARAILEAINNVGVTLAIDDFGTGYSSLAYLQRLPLDTLKIDQTFVSKLTLSVDDETILSTIVLMAHALGLNVVAEGVETTEQLEYLREKDCDEVQGYLLAQPMPGPACLAFIQQHRAQRALAHD, translated from the coding sequence ATGTCGGCAGGTTTCACGCGCGCCTTGCACGCTCTGGCCTTCGCGCTGGGGTTGGGTACCCTGCTGCTGGCGCCGCGGGATCACGCGCAGGCGGCGGTACCGGTGCGGCACACGGTGGCGATCAGCCACTATTATTTCGAGCGCATCGGCGCCAACGACGGCTTGCAGCAATCCGGTGTCAGCAGCATTTACCAGGATGCCGAGGGTTTCATCTGGATTGCCGCGCCGTCCGGATTGTATCGCTTCGACGGTCATCACCTGCTGGCTTTTCTCGATGCTGCGCGCCGCCGCCATGGCAGCAGCGCGGCGGCGATCACCGGTATCGCCGGTGCCGGCGACGGACGCCTGTGGTTGTCGATGGGCGCACTGACCGATTCGACCAGACCCGGACTGCTGCTGTTTGATCCCGGCCATGGCTTGTTGCCGCTGCCGGCCGGGCTGCATGCGCCCGGCCCCGGGGCCACACTGCTGACAGTGCCAGGCGCGCGCCTGTTGATGGCGGGCCCGGCCGGCGTGAGCCTGTGGGACGGCCGCCAGTCACGCCTGCACGTTCTCTGGCAGGCACCCGCAGGTGCCGAAGGAGCGCATGCCTTGAGCACCTGCAGCGCCACGACGGCCTACGCGCTTGCCGATGGCAATTTGCTGCGCGTGAACGTGGTGCAGCCGGCCGTCACCGCGCTGGCGCTGCCCGACAACGTCAGCGGCAGTGGCCAGGCACTGCTGTGCACGCCGCGCGGTCAACTGCTGCTGGGTACCCGCGCGGGCCTGTTCGCGCAGACCGCCGACGGCTGGTCGCGGCTGTGGCCCGAGGTGGGCGCTGCGCCCGCGGGCGTGGGTGCGCTGGCCGAAGATGCCAGTGGCGCGTTGTGGATCGCGCCCGATGACGGCGGCCTGCTGCGCCTTGCCGGGGATCTGGTGCAGCGCGTGCCCGCGCGCCACGGCGTGCGCGGCGATCTGCCACCGGGTGTGTTGCGGCAATTGCTGATCAGCCGCGACGGAACCCTGTGGGCCATCGCCGGCATGGCAGGCGTGGTGCATACCGACCCGCGCGGTGCGCGCTTCCAGTCGGTCACCGTGCCGGACCGCAACGATCCCGAGGATCGCGCCAATTTCATCCGCGCCCTGGCGCCCGGTGGCGCCAGCAAGCTTTGGGTCGGCTCGCACGCCGGGCTGATGTTGTACGACGCGCGCTCGCAGACGCTGAACGATTACACCCCCCTGCTGCTGCCGGCACTGGCCGGCATCGCACCGCGAATACCGCCACTTACTGCATCCGCGGTGTCCGGACTGGCGGTGGAGGGCATCGTGCGCGAACCCCGCAGCGGCAAACTCTGGCTGGCAACCAGCGCCGGCCTGCTGCAGTTCGATCCGGCCACCGGCGTGACTCAGTTCGCCTATGCCAGCGACCCCGGCAACCCGGTGCCAGGGCAGTGGCTGTACACGGTCTGGCAGGCGCCCGACGGCACATTATGGTTGGCTGGTGCGGTGCGCGGCGTGGCACGCTGGCGCCCCGGCCTGGCCGCGCCGCAGTGGCTGCCACCCCCACCGGGCAATGCGCAGTTTCCGCATGCCTTCGGCTTCGCCACCGCCAACCAGGGCGGGGTATGGATCGCGACCAACGGTGACCTGCTGCTGTGGCAACACGATCGATTGCGGGCGTTCCGCCACCAGCCAGGACAAGCCGACAGCCTCAGCAATAACGAGGTGATCAGCCTGGCGCGCGGCGCCGGCGGCACGCTGTGGGTCGGCACGGGTGACGGCCTTGATCGCCTGCTGGGCGTGCGCGGTGGACAGGCGCGCTTCCAGCACTATGGCTTGCGCCAGGGATTGCCGGACAACGTGATCTACTGCCTGGTCGAGCAACCCCATGGCACGCTGTGGATTGGCACCAATCTCGGCATCGCCGCGCTGGACACCGCCAGCGGCCGCATCGTGCGCTACGGCCAGCGCGACGGTATCAACGGCATGGAATCCAATGCCGGCACCTGCGCGCGCATGGATGACGGCAGCATTGCGTTTGGCGGTCCCGAGGGTTTCGCCATCGGCGCGGCTCTGCGCAAGCAGCCCGACGCGCCCGACAACGTGCAGTTGACTGCGCTGCGCGTTGGTGACGAGGGCGAGCGTGTGCCGCCGCGCGCTGGCAGCCTGCGCGTGGCGCTAGGCCAGCCGGTGCGCATCCGCTTCGCCAGCCTCGACTACCGCCACCCCGCGGCGGGCCTGTACCGCTACCGTTTGCTCGGCCGCAGCACCCGCTGGAGCGCGCCGGCGCCAACGCGCGGGGTGTCCTACGCCGACCTCGACGCCGGCCGCTACACCTTCGAGGTCGCCGCCAGCACCGGCGCCGGGGCCATGATCGCGCCGCCCGCGCGTTTGTCCCTGAGCGTCGTGCCGCCGTGGTGGGACAGTCCGGCCATGCGCGCGCTGTATGCGTTGCTGGCCGGCGGTGTCGTGCTGCTGCTGATCGGCATGACCTGGAACCGGCGCCGTACCGAGCGCCGCTATCGACTGGACAGTGCCGCGCGCGAGGAGCGCCTGAAGCTGGCGCTATGGGGATCCGGCGATGCGCTGTGGGAACTGGATTTGCAGCGCGGCGTGCTCAGCCGCATGGGAGATCTGCACTTGCTGGGCGGGCCGCGCGAGGACGTGCTCACCATCGAGGACTGGCGCCGCTACGCGGTGCATCCCGACGATCTGCCGCAGCTGGAGCAGAACCTCGCCGAGCATCTCGCCGGGCACACGCCGTTCTACGAATCCGAGCACCGCCTGCGCGGCGCCGACGGTCAATGGATATGGATTCGCGCGCGCGGCAAGATCAGTGAATCCGATGCCGAAGGCCACCCGCTGCGTGTCATCGGCACCTCGCGCGACATCAGCAGTGAGCTGGCGCGCGCGCGCGAACTCTCGATCTCGGATCTGGTGGTGCGTTCGATGGGTGAGGCGGTCGCGGTCACCGACGCAACGATGCACTTCGTTGCGGTCAACCCGGCGTTCACGCGCATGACCGGATACACCGCGCAGGATATCCTCGGGCGACCATCCAGCCTGCTCGACAGCCCGGACCAACCCGAGGCATTTCTGCAGGTACGCGCCAAACTCGAAAGCAGCGGCCACTTTCACGGCGAACTCTGGCAGCGCAAACGCGATGGCGAGCCCATCCTGTGCCGCATCGAGATCAACGAGATCCGCGATGGTCATGGTCAGCGCACGCACTTTGTCGCCGTGCTCACCGATGTCACCGCGCGCCGCCGCGCCGAGCAGGAATTGCACTATCTCGCCAACTACGATCCGTTGACCGGCCTGCCCAATCGCACCCTGCTCACCGAACGTCTCGGCGATGCCATTCTGCGCGCACGTCAGATGGGGCGCCTGGTGGCAGTGCTGTTCGTCGATCTGGACCGCTTCAAGCACGTCAATGACGCCCACGGTCACAACGTCGGCGACCGCGCGCTGCAGGCGGCCGGGCGCCGCCTGCGCGCGGGAGTGCGCGACGATGACACCGTGGCGCGTCTCGGCGGCGACGAGTTCACCGTGGTGCTGGAGCGCGTGGCGCAAACCAGCGATGCCGAGGATATCGCGCAAAAACTGCTGGAGATGTTCACCGAACCGATGGACCTCGGCGACGGGCGCGAAGCGCAGATTTCGCTGTCGATCGGCATCGCGCTTTATCCGACGCACGGCCAGGCGCCCACCGATCTGCTCAAGTACGCCGATATCGCCATGTACCGCGCCAAGGAACGCGGCCGCAATACGTTCGCTGTCTACACCGAGGCGCTGGACACCGAGGTGCGCCAGCGCGCCGATCTGATCGCGGCGCTGCAACGCGCGCTCAAACGCGAGGAACTGCACCTGGTCTATCAGCCCAAGCTGAGCCTGGCCGAAGATCGCATCACCGGCGTCGAGGCACTGCTGCGCTGGCACAGCGAGGAGTTCGGCAGCATCCCGCCGTCGCTGTTCATTCCGCTGGCCGAGGAAATCGGCCTGATCAGCACCATCGGCGAGTTCGTGATCGAACGCGCCTGCGCCGAACTGGCCACATGGTGCGCAACTGGACTCAAGGACGTGACCATGGCGGTCAATCTGTCCGCGGCACAGCTCGCGCGCGGTGACATCAGCAATTACCTGTTCGAGACACTGGCGCGCCACGCCATCGCCCCGGAACTACTGGAACTGGAGTTGACCGAGAGCATGCTGATGCAGGATCCGGAACGCGCGCGCGCGATTCTGGAGGCCATCAACAATGTCGGCGTCACCCTGGCCATCGACGACTTCGGTACCGGCTATTCATCACTGGCCTACCTGCAGCGCCTGCCGCTGGATACCCTCAAGATCGATCAGACCTTCGTCTCCAAACTCACCCTCAGTGTTGATGACGAAACCATCCTCAGCACCATCGTGCTGATGGCGCATGCGCTGGGACTGAACGTGGTGGCCGAGGGCGTGGAAACAACCGAGCAGCTCGAATACTTGCGCGAGAAGGATTGCGACGAAGTGCAGGGTTATCTGCTCGCGCAACCGATGCCCGGGCCGGCGTGCCTGGCGTTCATCCAGCAGCATCGCGCCCAGCGCGCGCTCGCGCACGATTGA
- a CDS encoding UPF0149 family protein, translating into MTTAPDHPALSQALNAARAPVSASELHGSITALASALAPEQAMRELDAQLEDVAGSAADALRDLARACMRDTQRALGDPDLSYVPLLPEGEAPLPDQAVALVDFCRGFLEGLGLAGVGAGQRLPAEVDEVLRAFAELGAGPVMLDDDAGDLEALTELIEFVRVGVMLVHAELGVDVDRAST; encoded by the coding sequence ATGACCACCGCCCCTGACCACCCGGCATTGAGCCAGGCCCTGAACGCCGCGCGCGCGCCCGTAAGCGCCAGCGAGTTGCATGGCAGCATCACCGCGCTGGCCAGCGCGCTGGCGCCGGAGCAAGCCATGCGTGAGCTGGACGCGCAATTGGAGGATGTTGCCGGAAGCGCGGCAGATGCGCTGCGCGACCTGGCACGCGCTTGCATGAGGGACACGCAACGTGCCTTGGGCGATCCCGATCTGAGCTATGTGCCACTGCTGCCGGAGGGTGAGGCGCCACTGCCGGATCAGGCCGTGGCACTGGTGGATTTCTGCCGCGGATTTCTGGAAGGTTTGGGTCTGGCCGGCGTCGGCGCGGGTCAGCGCCTGCCGGCGGAAGTCGACGAGGTGCTGCGTGCATTTGCCGAGCTTGGTGCCGGCCCGGTGATGTTGGACGACGATGCCGGCGATCTGGAAGCACTCACCGAGCTGATCGAGTTCGTGCGCGTCGGCGTGATGCTGGTGCATGCCGAGTTGGGCGTCGACGTGGACCGCGCCTCGACATGA
- a CDS encoding aminopeptidase P N-terminal domain-containing protein, producing the protein MSAPRSIGVREYARRRRELMRMAGADAAILLAAAPPRLRNGDTAWPYRQDSDFLYLSGFDEPAAVLALLPGRQAGQSVLFCREREPAQERWDGAWRGPEGAVRELGLDDAFPIADIDDILPGMLEGRARLYCHFGREAAFDAQLLAWLRRLRAMPGAAQAPQEMLALGHLLHELRLFKSPAELGLLRHAANLGMEAHRVAWAALVPGATEFAIEADFVHALRHAGAQPSYPPIVAGGRNACVLHYARNDAPLRAGELLLLDGGAEWQGYASDITRTLPVSGHFSAPQRALYQLVLDAQCAALARIRPGQSWEAFHQAAREVLIAGLCALGLLKGTPAQALASGVYRRYFPHKTGHWLGLDVHDAGDYRIHGEPRLLEPGMVLTVEPGLYIAPDERNAPARYRGIGIRIEDDVVVTAHGAEVLTMALPSDPDALEDALASAGSRTH; encoded by the coding sequence ATGAGTGCTCCGCGCTCGATCGGCGTGCGTGAATACGCGCGCCGGCGTCGCGAACTGATGCGCATGGCCGGTGCCGATGCCGCCATCCTGCTGGCCGCCGCGCCGCCGCGCCTGCGCAATGGCGATACCGCGTGGCCGTATCGCCAGGATTCCGATTTCCTGTACCTCAGCGGGTTCGACGAGCCCGCCGCGGTGTTGGCGCTGTTGCCGGGTCGCCAGGCCGGACAGAGCGTGCTGTTCTGCCGCGAGCGCGAGCCTGCGCAGGAACGCTGGGACGGCGCCTGGCGCGGTCCGGAGGGCGCGGTGCGCGAACTGGGCCTGGATGACGCGTTTCCGATCGCCGACATCGACGACATTCTGCCCGGCATGCTCGAAGGCCGCGCGCGCTTGTATTGCCACTTCGGTCGCGAGGCTGCGTTTGACGCGCAGCTGCTGGCCTGGCTGCGGCGCTTGCGCGCCATGCCGGGCGCGGCGCAGGCGCCGCAGGAAATGCTGGCACTGGGCCACCTGCTGCACGAGCTGCGCCTGTTCAAGTCGCCGGCCGAGTTGGGCCTGCTGCGCCATGCGGCCAACCTCGGCATGGAGGCGCACCGTGTCGCGTGGGCGGCGCTGGTGCCGGGCGCGACCGAGTTCGCCATCGAGGCCGATTTCGTGCATGCGCTGCGCCACGCGGGCGCGCAGCCCAGTTATCCGCCGATCGTCGCCGGCGGGCGCAATGCCTGCGTGCTGCACTACGCGCGTAACGACGCGCCGCTGCGCGCGGGTGAGCTGCTGCTGCTGGATGGCGGCGCCGAATGGCAGGGCTATGCCTCGGACATCACCCGCACGCTGCCGGTGAGCGGGCATTTCAGTGCGCCGCAACGCGCGCTTTATCAACTGGTGCTGGACGCGCAGTGCGCGGCGCTGGCGCGGATCCGTCCCGGGCAAAGCTGGGAGGCTTTTCATCAGGCCGCGCGCGAGGTGCTCATCGCCGGCCTGTGCGCGCTGGGCCTGCTCAAGGGCACGCCTGCGCAGGCGCTGGCCAGCGGCGTCTACCGGCGATATTTTCCGCACAAGACCGGGCATTGGCTGGGGCTGGATGTGCACGACGCCGGTGATTACCGCATCCACGGCGAGCCGCGCCTGCTGGAACCCGGCATGGTGCTCACGGTCGAACCGGGGCTGTATATCGCGCCCGATGAGCGCAACGCCCCGGCGCGTTATCGCGGCATCGGCATCCGCATCGAGGATGATGTCGTGGTCACCGCGCACGGCGCCGAGGTGCTGACCATGGCGTTGCCCAGTGATCCCGATGCGTTGGAGGACGCCCTGGCGTCCGCTGGCAGCCGCACCCATTGA
- a CDS encoding AcvB/VirJ family lysyl-phosphatidylglycerol hydrolase: MRKPRFALLLVALMLSIAGIATPPRVQAAQQPPIADATYGAHIINYGLFGPVRVYQPMGTPRRALIVFSRASGWGVNEARYATGLQQAGSLVIGVDLPRYLKTLEALKGKCSYPAGHVEELSHWMQKTLKLPVYLRPFIVGFDGGADFTYALGVQAPAGTFAGMATLGWDGRFTLRKPLCKGDAGNATVAQGKAFGFTPVKPLPLPWLAAGSPGAHEIGPPVAFGRAQRAPADGALLAAELDALVRKPTLSAGAFADKLDDLPLTEIAPVGKPDGRVVIMFSGDGGWAGLDKGVAKVLSMHGVRVVGLSSLEYFWHKKTPTETAQALARILAAYTARYPDARYTLMGYSFGAGVVPVVYNLLPAELKQHVDAEVLVSPDPEGWFDIHIGDWFGTTQHEFNVPLDPEIARTRIPVICLSGQSEGHKTYCDSLAERHMARLITLPGGHHYEGDYARLGQVILQALPK, encoded by the coding sequence ATGCGCAAGCCCCGTTTCGCCCTGTTGCTGGTTGCCCTGATGCTGTCGATCGCTGGCATTGCCACGCCGCCGCGCGTGCAGGCCGCGCAGCAGCCGCCCATCGCCGACGCTACCTATGGCGCGCACATCATCAACTACGGGCTGTTCGGCCCGGTGCGCGTGTATCAGCCGATGGGCACGCCGCGGCGTGCGCTGATCGTGTTCTCGCGCGCCTCCGGCTGGGGCGTCAACGAGGCGCGCTACGCCACCGGCCTGCAGCAGGCCGGCAGCCTGGTGATCGGTGTCGATCTGCCGCGCTATCTGAAAACGCTGGAAGCGCTCAAGGGCAAGTGCAGCTACCCGGCCGGGCATGTCGAGGAGCTGTCGCACTGGATGCAGAAGACGCTCAAGCTGCCGGTCTACCTGCGGCCGTTCATCGTCGGCTTCGACGGCGGCGCCGACTTCACCTACGCGCTGGGCGTGCAGGCGCCGGCGGGCACTTTCGCCGGCATGGCCACGCTGGGCTGGGACGGTCGCTTCACCCTGCGCAAACCGCTGTGCAAGGGCGACGCCGGCAACGCCACCGTGGCGCAGGGCAAGGCGTTCGGATTCACCCCGGTGAAACCCCTGCCGCTGCCGTGGCTGGCCGCGGGCAGCCCCGGCGCGCATGAAATCGGTCCACCCGTGGCCTTCGGGCGCGCGCAGCGCGCACCGGCCGATGGTGCGCTGCTGGCTGCCGAACTCGACGCACTGGTGCGCAAGCCGACGCTCAGCGCCGGCGCCTTCGCCGACAAGCTCGACGATCTGCCGCTGACCGAGATCGCACCGGTCGGCAAGCCGGATGGCCGCGTGGTGATCATGTTCAGCGGTGACGGCGGCTGGGCCGGGCTGGACAAGGGCGTGGCCAAGGTGCTGTCCATGCATGGCGTGCGCGTGGTTGGCCTCAGTTCGCTGGAATACTTCTGGCACAAGAAGACACCCACCGAAACCGCGCAGGCGCTGGCGCGCATCCTCGCCGCCTATACCGCGCGCTATCCCGACGCGCGCTACACGCTGATGGGTTACTCGTTCGGTGCCGGCGTGGTGCCGGTGGTGTACAACCTGCTGCCGGCGGAACTCAAGCAGCACGTCGATGCCGAGGTGCTGGTCTCGCCGGATCCCGAAGGCTGGTTCGACATCCACATCGGCGACTGGTTCGGCACCACGCAGCACGAGTTCAACGTGCCGCTGGATCCGGAAATCGCGCGCACCAGGATTCCGGTGATCTGCCTGTCCGGCCAAAGCGAGGGCCACAAGACCTATTGCGACAGTCTGGCCGAACGCCACATGGCGCGGCTGATCACCCTGCCGGGCGGCCACCACTACGAAGGCGATTACGCGCGCCTCGGCCAGGTGATCCTGCAGGCGCTGCCGAAGTAG